A window of Juglans regia cultivar Chandler chromosome 7, Walnut 2.0, whole genome shotgun sequence contains these coding sequences:
- the LOC108982904 gene encoding jacalin-related lectin 19-like, translating into MESERERANGKKKSLISMGPWGGNGGTSWDDGTYNGVREIKLVYDRCVDSICVVYDKNGKPFTAEKHGGVGGNKTTEIKLQYPDERLMSVSGHYCPVVPGTSSVIQSLAFKSNKRTFGPFGVEDGTPFTLPMDGGLIVGFNGRSGWYLDAIGFRLSRAQTPPLFQRVLKALHLLTCTRSSAPKDDEN; encoded by the exons ATG GAAAGTGAGAGGGAGCGTGCAAATGGGAAAAAGAAGAGCTTAATATCGATGGGACCATGGGGTGGAAATGGTGGGACCAGCTGGGACGATGGGACCTACAATGGGGTGAGAGAAATCAAGCTCGTTTACGACCGTTGCGTCGATTCAATCTGTGTGGTCTATGATAAGAATGGTAAGCCTTTCACAGCAGAAAAGCACGGAGGTGTTGGAGGCAATAAAACGACGGAG ATTAAGCTCCAATACCCAGACGAGAGACTGATGAGTGTGAGCGGGCACTATTGTCCAGTGGTGCCGGGTACGAGCTCAGTGATCCAATCGCTGGCATTCAAAAGCAACAAGAGAACCTTTGGGCCATTTGGGGTGGAAGATGGGACCCCATTTACTTTGCCAATGGATGGAGGATTGATCGTCGGCTTCAATGGCCGGAGCGGTTGGTACCTTGACGCCATTGGCTTCCGTCTTTCCCGTGCCCAAACTCCACCACTGTTTCAAAGGGTTCTCAAGGCCCTTCATCTCCTCACTTGCACTCGTTCTTCGGCCCCCAAAGATGACGAAAACTAA
- the LOC108982903 gene encoding putative F-box/FBD/LRR-repeat protein At1g66290, translating to MRKNLSAGKEKKETIAVNQSTNINVVSQAPSVQRKRKRTSFNNVDGSVGPKRKHGGKDLNNLHQRVESMNLITQLPDHIIHYILSLLRNTKDQARTSILSKRWRELWTSFSILKFDQQKIQEEGNLDLRNENFKDFVGNSLKRHLEQKLSIRKLVLRITSYDLELALHMDQWINLAVENHLKELDLHFVVEKNTHYTLPRSVFAAKTLTGLRLYGCKLKSCGYLKLPHLQKLYMRQVVIDQQTIRNLISGCPLVEDLRFIHCTGLKDLQVSGLLKLDRFEMHHFHGTEKVEITAPNLLTFWYCGSKSTHCEIDLVACASLKRLTLEDANMTDEVFQDRFASFPVLEKLELSKCNQLKNITISSTQLKQLVLRGCTNLMGTDLDTPNLFSFEYKGNKMPFSFSNPLCLKQAKLSFERVGVQRASLEFQLGISDALWFDRLRQFLKKLKHSNGLKLVVRCKKNIIIHEELREILLPPVCDLKLEIVKPSTGFEDLLDQLLRTWHPETLSIVSPSNSSLPKLVYQKMKYRKKNPSCCAYNTQSNRCWRHFLKDVKYEGPANKRRTSSWMSWLSSERKSLGKKTWLDSPPTVRYQTTTLALFWKS from the exons ATGAGAAAGAATCTATCTGCtgggaaagagaaaaaagaaaccaTCGCTGTCAATCAGAGTACCAACATAAATGTGGTCTCACAAGCACCTAGTGTACAAAGAAAGCGAAAGAGAACTAGCTTCAACAATGTTGATGGTAGTGTTGGCCCAAAAAGGAAGCATGGTGGAAAAGATTTAAACAACCTGCACCAAAGAGTTGAATCCATGAATCTGATCACCCAGTTACCTGATCACATCATCCATTATATCCTCTCTCTCCTTCGTAATACAAAAGATCAAGCTCGAACCAGTATCTTGTCCAAAAGGTGGAGAGAGCTATGGACTTCATTCTCCATTTTGAAATTTGACCAACAGAAGATTCAAGAAGAGGGAAATCTGGATTTGAGGAATGAGAACTTTAAGGACTTCGTAGGCAATTCTCTGAAGAGACACCTTGAGCAAAAACTAAGTATACGTAAATTGGTTCTACGTATTACCTCTTATGATTTAGAACTAGCCCTTCATATGGATCAATGGATTAATTTGGCAGTCGAAAACCACCTGAAAGAGCTAGATCTCCACTTTGTTGTTGAGAAAAACACACATTACACTTTGCCCCGGTCCGTTTTTGCTGCAAAGACATTAACTGGATTAAGGTTATATGGGTGTAAGTTGAAATCTTGTGGTTATTTAAAGCTTCCACATCTGCAAAAACTTTATATGCGACAAGTCGTCATTGATCAACAGACAATCAGGAATTTGATCTCTGGCTGCCCTTTGGTTGAGGATTTGAGATTCATACACTGCACAGGTTTGAAAGATCTGCAGGTTTCGGGTCTTCTAAAACTTGATAGGTTTGAGATGCACCATTTCCATGGAACGGAAAAGGTTGAAATTACTGCTCCAAATCTTCTAACATTTTGGTATTGCGGGAGTAAATCTACACACTGTGAAATTGACTTGGTTGCTTGTGCATCTTTAAAAAGATTGACGTTGGAGGATGCCAACATGACAGACGAAGTTTTTCAAGATCGGTTTGCTAGTTTTCCTGTACTCGAAAAATTGGAGCTAAGCAAATGCAATCAATTGAAGAATATAACGATTTCTAGTACACAGCTTAAACAACTTGTCTTGAGAGGATGCACAAATCTGATGGGGACTGACCTAGACACtccaaatcttttttcttttgaatataaGGGTAATAAGATGCCCTTCTCCTTTTCAAATCCTTTGTGCCTAAAGCAAGCCAAACTATCTTTTGAACGAGTAGGAGTACAGAGAGCTAGCCTTGAATTCCAGCTTGGAATTAGTGATGCTTTATGGTTTGATAGATTGAGACAATTTCTTAAAAAGCTCAAGCACTCCAATGGATTAAAATTGGTTGTCCGCTGCAAAaag AATATCATTATTCATGAAGAATTGAGAGAAATCTTGCTTCCTCCAGTTTGCGATCTCAAGCTTGAAATTGTCAAACCATCAACGGGCTTTGAAGATCTATTAGATCAGTTGTTGAGGACATGGCACCCAGAGACCCTATCAATAGTGTCGCCTTCCAACAGCAGCTTGCCTAAG TTGGTATATCAAAAGATGAAGTACAGAAAAAAGAATCCAAGCTGCTGCGCATACAACACTCAAAGTAATAGATGCTGGCGGCACTTTCTGAAGGATGTCAAGTATGAAGGACCTGCTAATAAAAGAAGGACATCTAGCTGGATGTCTTGGTTGAGCTCTGAACGGAAGTCACTCGGAAAAAAGACTTGGCTAGACTCACCTCCAACTGTGCGGTACCAGACAACTACTTTGGCATTGTTTTGGAAATCTTGA